A segment of the Psilocybe cubensis strain MGC-MH-2018 chromosome 5, whole genome shotgun sequence genome:
GCATAGAGTTTTTTGGAGCGCTTATGCTCGACGACCCGCACCTGGGGCCAATCAGGGGAATGAAAGATGACGAGAGCGAAGAGATAAGTACCTTGCCAAACGCACCCTTGCCAACGGCACGGTGAAGATCGAAGTGATAGAGATTGACCTCACCGTCGAAATCGACGGGCTCAGAGAAGCAGCATCCCATATCGCATGccgtggaggaggagaaaaaggaaaggcaGGAAGATGGATGAGGGTTAAGAGACGGGGAAAAACAAGAATAGTCGTATTAGGACGGGAGACGGTGTGCTATTTTCATCGCGCAAGGCAACTTCCGAGAGAGGATGTTCTTGATCCATATCGGGCAGGAGTGGAACAATAAAGATGTGCTTATTATAGCCTGGCCTGCTGCCCTCTTGTTACTCTTCTGGCACAACTGCCGTTGGCAATGGACCCAGAGACGCTGTCCATTCGCCCTCCTACCACCGACCTTGCCTCTGTCAGAGTATTCCCCCTCATACCAGCTCTCAGGCGCGACATAACGGTGTGTATTTCTCATCGAATTTACATCGAGTCGCCTGACCACCGACCCCTCGCAACAGGAAACAATTGGTACAGTGCACATGCACCCTCCAGCACACCATCGCTGACCTCGCCACAGACAGCGCGCTCAGCTGGGAGTGAGTATTCTCCATCTCGCCAAGCACCACAGGCTTATCAGCACCAGCCAATTGACCGCCGCAGACATCAACTTCTCCATAGTCCGTCCCCTCGTCAACAAATATGCCCGTCTCCGCAACATGGCCGTCGTCTACGCGACTCTCGTCGTCCGTTCTTATTTCCTTTCCGCCTCCGAGTCTGACTTGGCGTTCTCGGGCGTCATGATCGCTCGTGCCAATCTCGCCGAGATCATGGCAATGAAGCTCCTCAGCCGGTTCGCACATGACTACATCCAGCTCGTCGCCGTCCTAACTACAACATGGAACCCACTCGTCGGCGCGTCGCGTTCTGTCGTAGAAGGCGTCAAGTTGGCTCTGCATGCACACGACGACGATGTCGACTCTGCACAGAGTGCCATTGAGGTGCTGGCCCGTTGCAGCCTTCCCTTTTCTTGTGATCTAATGCTGACCCGAACCGTACCTGCAGATGGCCATATCAACCAGTGCCAAAAACTTTCTTGCATCTCCCGTGACACAACAAGTCGTAAACGACATCTACTCCGGCCGAGTCGTGTTCTCCGTAACAGCCCACCGCTCCATTCTCGCTGACAACTACAAGCCACGAGCCATCGAAATATACAACCCGCACAACGCGCCTTTCATTAACCACTATCGGTGTGtctcatcaacatcatcccCGTGTTGAATCTAATCCCCAAAATCGCGATGGCTAAAAATAGCCTTCGCGTGCCCAAGTATCGCACCTACCTCGACTTTTTCAATTTCACGTTGTTGCTCCTGATATTCGTACTTTGCCTTGCGAGTGCGTGTTCTTCTCGGAATCTATCTCCTAGATGGCTGAACAAGTTTAGATCATGACAGGACCAAGCTGAATTTCTGGGAGGTAGCATTCATCATCATGGGGAGTGCATTCGCATTGGAGGAATACACCGCTTCCACCGAACACGGCTGGATCAGTAAGTTTTCTATTATACCAGTACCAGTACGTATCTCCTCTGACAACAATCTCTCCAAGTTTACATCGCTAGTGTGAGTTAGACGTCATTCCGATATAGAACCCGACCTTGACACGGTATATTGAATTGAACCGTAGATGTGGAACGTCTTTGACTTTTCCTTCATCCTTGTGTTTCTTGCCTACATCGGTATGAGGATCCACGGGCTTCGGACCGGCGACTGTAAACCTCTCTTTTACCTCGTCCACTCAATCCTTCCCAATGTTAACTGTATGTAAAAACAGCGGCCTTGTGCGATATGGCATTCGATGTTCTCGCGTGCGGCGCGTGTGTCCTGTTCCCCAGGTACTCGTCTCGTCTCTCATAGCAATACATACACAGAACCTCACAGAGCTCACAACAAAACGCCCTTGTTCCAGATTAGCTTTTCTCGCGGTTTCGAACCAAATGATTATACTGTACATACCAAAATTTCTCACCAGTCCGAAAATATGACCTTTACAAACATACTTACCAGATCGCTACGCGCTATGATCGCCCAATTTGTATTTTTCATCTCTATCGCTGCTATCTGTTTTTCTGGGCTGCTATTCACACTCTGGACTCTCGGTGCGTTTCGTCTTCTCTCCACCCTCTCCTTTGTTTTCCTTTGCTAACGACATCCCATCAACCACAGCAAACGACAACCCCACCGGCGCAACGCAATGGACATTCAAATCAATAGCCTGGCTAATGGTCCAGATCTGGTTCGGAAACACCTACCTAAGCTTCGCAGAAGCAGCGAGCTTTCACCGCGTATTCGGTCCGATTCTGATGACGATGTTCGCAGCGCTGGCGAATACGCTTTTGCTAACGAGTACGTactttatttattttttatttttatttttatttttttccctttttgtTCGGGATTAAAGGGAGCCGCTGAATTGAGATGAAATGTAGTTTTGATTTCTATACTTTCAAATACTGTTGCGAGGATTGATGCAGTAAGCCTTTTCgggtcttcttcctcgttgAAGTGTTCTTGACTTGATTATGCGGTTGTAGAATGCAACGCAAGAGGTCAGACCGTATCCATCTCCACCACGCATCTTTCTCATTCCTCACATACCTGATACCTGATACATCCAGTACCTCTTCCAATACACAATAACAACCATCGAAGGGTACGTCCTACCATCCcccaaaaaacacacaacCCGTCCAAATCCCTAACGTCTAACATTTAACCTTTAACATCCACCCGCACACACACAGCGTCAAATCCGACGCGCTCTTCTCCTACCAACCGCCCTTCAACATCCTCGCCTTCCTAATCCTCAAACCACTCTCATACACACTCACCCCGCGCGCTCTCCACTCAACCAACGTATTCCTCATCAAGCTCACCTCGCTCCCGcatctcttcctcatcgGCGCGTACGAGCGGTATCTCGTTAGTGCTAGTGCCAGTGTCGACGGCGgtggcagaggaggaggagggggtaaAAGAGCGGTAGGGACGCTGTTCCATCGCTTACCGAGGCAGATCAAGTATATGCCGTTCGTGGAGGCGCTCGTGGGATCGTCTGCGGGGGAGCTGTATGATGCGATTTTCGAGCTGTGcgaggatggggagggggagtATAGTATTTTTGGAGAAGACGcggaggatggggagggtgggggtggggggaGGCCTGCGCTGCGCTCGGTTGATTCGCGGGAGACCGTGGCGGATGCTCATGTGGGGAGGAAAAAGGCGGGTGCGCGGCGGAGTAGGAGCAGATCGATGAATCCTAAATCCCGCGTGCGCGGGCCTGCGGGCTTcgatcagcagcagcagcagccgttAGTGAACATCGTCAGTGCAGACTCGGAGGCTCCGTCTATCTCACCTGTACtagccaccaccaccaccaccgctaCCACGAGACCGCACCCAAGACAACGCGCGACGAGCGCCATGTCGCCTTCTACACCCGTCCACCACAGCGACTATCCACATGTAAGCGCCAGCGGGAGCGGGACCGCACTCGCCTCTACAGCGtcagcaggaggaggaggagtagGAGCAGCACCGgcagcaggagcagcaggagcaggaggagcaggagtaACAACCCTCTCACCCCCCGACTCGCCAAGTGTAGTTCTCACGACGGAGCGCAGCCCGCTGATGCGTCTTTTTGGCTCGCGGTTTCCTTCTTTGACTTCATCCACCTCGTCCGCGTCCGCGGCGCAGTTGCACGGGGGCGGGGTGTTCCCGCCGTCTGCATCGAACGAGTCGGCGCTTAATGTTAGCACTGGCGccggtggtggtgctgggCTGTCGGTGCAGACACAAAACCTCAATCCCAATCTCGCTgcacactcacactcacactcacacgCGCAAGCACAAGCAGCACAAGCAGTCCAAGCACAAGCAGCACAAGTAACACAAGCAGTCCAAGCAGCGCAAAGCACCGAAGCGAGCGTGAAGCACATCGAGGCGCTCCTGGAGACAGTTGGGAAGTTGCCGGTGTATAAgttgaaggaggagatgaaggAGTTGCAGGTTAGTCGCTTTCGATCTCTGTCACTCGATCACTCTCAGTCTTctcgtcgcgtcgcgtctcGATCTCTGTCTTCTCACCTGTCTAAATTTATATGTGCTAATTGACGCGTCTGAATTGAAATTTTGAATGAACAGGATCGGCAAGCGCGGATTGAGAATTTGCTGCTGATGCTCACGCGGGGTATGCGGAATGAGGCGTCGTTGTCTGCGACGCCTCATAGGCAGAGTACGTTGTAATCATCATTTTTCTGTATTTTTATGATATAAAAATACACATCCGTCTCCTGGTATCTATCGTGTAAGCTAGCAGTAGCACTGTGCGTAGACCAAGAAAAGAATAATAGGTACCAACCAAGGTACATTAGTGCCAAAAAAAAGCTAGTAGAAAGCATATGCATCAAAGACAAAACTTTTATATAGTAGTGTTGTACCCCCAAGCGCGCAAGTTGTGCTTGACAAGCTCGGCGACCATAAGCGACGGTCTCGTATGCTGGGGCTGGAACTTGCTCGCTGCAAGCCCACGGACAAGCCAGGCCTCGACGAGAATATTGCCCCATCCAAGCACCCAAAGCATGGACCACATCCATCCCCAAAACCCACGCACCTTCCTCCCCGTCACACTCTTGAACGCAAACTCCAACACGGTGCCTACACCCATCATCAAAAAGAAGCCCGCGGCACCATAAAAATCCGTGCCCCGCCCCATCCCCCACAGACCCCAATAGTGCAATAGGCCCGAGACGAGGAACGCACCGGCCACGCCGCCCAAGCGGCCGAAGAGGATGTATCCGGGGTACCCGCCGAAGGCGATGAAGTTGTGGCGGAAGAGCTGGTGCCAGCGGAGGCTCCAGAAGAGGTTGAGGGAGGTGGTGAACCAGGGTGCGTCGAAGAGCGGGGGCCACTGGTCGGGTGACTggcggaggaggacgaggccGATGAGTGTGGCGGTGTAGTAGAGCAGCTGGATGGCGTGGTAGACTGCCAGACCGGCGAGGAAGCAGATGAAGGACGAGCGGAGGTAGCGGAGGGGCGCGGGGAGCGCGGGGTCGAAGATGGACGCGCCGAGGGGGTTGGAGAGGTCGCCGAAGGATTGCAcggaaaagaggagaaagtCGAAGAGGTGGtagtggaagaggagggagaggagggaggagaggatgAAGGAGGGCGGGTGGGCGGTGTTGCGGCTGTCTTTGGTGACTTTGAGCCCTGTGGACCAGGACCAGCCGATGCCGCGCAGGCTGAAGAAGAGGTCGAAAGAGTCGAGGATGAGGCCGTTGGATTTAGCGCGCTTGTACGGCTCGAGCTGGAAGGTCCATATCGTCGCGCGTATGCCCAGCGTGATCATGGCCAGCTTGATTAACAGTCAGGGGGAGGAGTGGGCAGAGGAGATGGGATACGCACAAGGAGGCCTTGGTTCATGTACACCAGGCTGGGTTCCTCTGCATAGCCCTTTGCTAGATCTATCTGGGTGGATGCTTTGAATGTTGTATAGAGGGTTATGGGCAGCAGAGCGAGGCGGATGGGATATGTCCGGGGGATGAGCACGAGCAGGCCGGTGAGATAGTAGAACAAGATGGGCGGCAAAATGTCTTGTGTGAATGTGTGCACTGTCAGCGGCTGGCGGCTAGCTGGGTCGGGTATCCTGCAAAGACAGTCAGCGAGGGAgacagaaaagagaaaatcaaCCAACCAGGCAGACATGGAGGAGAGAGCCATTGCAGCGCAGTCATTGTCGATTCTTTGGGGGCGCTGGCTAAATATAAAGCGCGATCCCCTTCCGGCTAATCAAGCGCCGtgcttctccttcatctAGTATGGCCATATACAGAGACCCAAGCATCCGGCCAAGTCTAGAGCCACACAGATATCACATCCAAGACCACGAGCGCCaattctttctcctcctcaccgGCATCAAAGATGACCAGCAATTAAGGGGCCATATCTTGGCTGTCCAGCAAAAAGCCTATCAGGTTCACACTATTCTTTTCCAATTCACATCAGCTCACCCTCTTCAAGATCCACAGCTACGCCTGCATCCGtcgtttttctttcatcaagTATACCCTTTCCCAATCCAATATTCCATTGCTCATTCTACCAGACTCAAGATTGCCCAAATTCCGGGATACTACAACGCACTCAAGCTACTCGACAAACGCACAGATCCCATCCTCCTCGATCTAGGCTGCTGCTGTACGTCATCTCTCCTCCCTCAAACACACTCTCACCTATTTTTCAGTTGGAAATGACATAAGAAAAGCAGTCGTCGACGGCTGGCCCGTCCAAAATGTTATAGCCTCCGACCTCCGCCAAGGTAAGCCAGAGTCACCCACAAACACACACAACACGCTAACTCACCCCTCCAACAGAATTCTGGGATGCAGGCCACGagctcttcaaatccacCCCCGAGTCCTTCCCAGCAGCTTTCATCGCAGGCGACATCTTTGACCCCTCCATgctcgacatcgacatcgacatagCACCAACCCCCACAGACAACGATATCCGCCCACTCACCTCCCTCACCACCCTAACCCCTCTAAAGCACCGCGTATCCGCAATCCacgcctcctccttcttccacctcttcaacgaGGACCAACAGCGCTTGCTCGCACTGCGCCTCGCAGCGCTCCTCCTCCCAGAGCGCGGGAGCATCATCTTCGGCCAGCACGGCGCGCGCCCGGAGAAGGGGTTCCGTATCGAGGTTGCGGCCAACTCTTCCGCAGACGCAGAACCCAACCCCACCAAACACGCAATGTTCTGCCACTCCCCCGCAAGCTGGAAACACCTCTGGGAACAAGACATATTCGGGCCCCATCAACCCACCCGCGTCAGAGTCGACGCCGAACTCCAGGAAACGACGAATGAACGCTGGGATTTCGAGGATTTGGGCACGAACTTGAAGGTTTACGTTATGAATTGGTCTGTTGAGGTTATTTGATTTgcattttggattttgggaTCGTCGGCGTTGGTAATTTGAGGTAATTTTTGCAAGAGGCGGGCGGAGGCATGTGAATTATTGATATCGATATACCTTCCGATCCGGAGTTTGGGTTTGAATTTTGTCATCACCTTTCAATCCCGGTTTTGTTTCGTTTTTCGTTTTCCGTTTTTCGTTTTccgtttttcgttttttcgtttttcccTCATCGTTTCCCTCAGCCTTTTCCTCATCCTTTTCCTCACATTCGCGTTGTATTACTTAGTTGTAGTTGTACCATCAGTTATCGGAGGATACAGCGATCATTCCAACCAGACGAACATTCAAGTTATCTCAAGTTATGATCGTTCAAGTAAAAGTAAAAGTATCAAGTTCAAGTAAAAGCACAAGTACCAAGTACACCacaatttcttttcttcaaaaTGTCGTAGACTCGTAGACTCGTAGGCCGTACAGTGACCGGTACCGGTGATTTTGAGTTCTCGCGATTCGCACTGGCAATGGCAATGGGATACAACCTTGaccctctttttttttaaaaaaaaaatttttttaaCCGTGTTTGTCCATCCTGTATTCGCTGACATTTAATCGCTTCTTTTTCACTATGGGGGACCGCATTGGACAATATTAAATAATAGGTGTGATTTAAAAATATCAGGCAGAGCTAGGAAAACCTGAGTCATCAGCAAAAAATCTACCCGTCTACAAAAATACTGCCATCATTTCAAAAGTACTAAAAAGGAAAATTCTGTGGAATGGCCAAAAAGTCTAGTTTGTAACAAAAAAGTCGCCTCTGCTGATAATGCATAAGTTCTTCTAAATTGTATTTGGAGGCTAGTTGAGTTCTTGGCCTTGGTAGCCATCTTTGCCAATTTTTATTACTGTGCAGTAAATCTACAAAACCCAATGTTTTAGGTAGATCTAAATTTAatcaaatcatttggttaaaatttgggagacccaaaaacatttggataACATTTAAGTTGCATTTGAGAGCCCCCAAAACATTTAGGGTTCACCCAATGTTGACACAATGATATGTTTTGCATATTTCTACTCCTGGCAGCCACTTCATGTATTCACACAACAGGATGTAACAATTCATTGAAAAATTTTATTGAAAAAGATTCAAAACAACAGAGGCTACTACGGTTGGCGAGACAGCTCAGGTCTATTTCAGCTTCGATTTGCAGATTTTAAGGGTTACATCTGGGGTCTCTGGCACCGCTGGATAATACCAAACACTTCTATATCGCTGTCTGTGACAGAGTCAACGGCTTGTATTATCGAATGCCGTCCGACCTCGGACAACATACAGGGGGTTGCTCTAGGTATGAGGAGGTTTTTAAGTTGTCAAAAACATACATGATGTACAAACAGATACAATTGCAAGTAAATCAACGTAGTACTAGTATGTGCTCGATGAAAATAATACTACTTTACATCTACAAGTTCGTCAGTAGCCTGGTGTTATGGTAGAGGACAGCTCCGGAGGCCGTAGGGTTGGGGGTAAATAACCGGTCATGTGAATAATGACGCAAAGCCGGGGACTACAGCCAGTGGCAGGCTGATGGTGTGCGTCATCACTTTTGGAGAGCACAAGCGGTGTTTGCAAAAGTGAATAAGTCTTTTGTTCGCCCGGCCATGTAACGAATAGGTGAGTAGATTATTCTCAAAATAGTGTCGAGGTTTACTAGAGCCTATTTTTTCCATCTAAGATGCGCTGTTGTGCCAACCAAATTTCCTTGCTCTCATGGAAATTTGAATCATGTCACCGCCGTTGGGTTGGTGCGAGGCTTTCAAATTTCATGCATGAATCCCAGGCTGGGAGGTATGAGACCCTCTACTGCTTTTTTCCGCCTCTCATACCTGCTACCTTGCCAGCCAAAACCCTACATGTACAGCTTGTTGTGTATGTTACCCAATACTTGAAACCGCCCATAGCTGCTAGGATAATGTCGGAAGAGTGATTTTGCTGCGGAGAATATTGGTTGGAATCAAGGTCTGTCACTATTTACTTTTCACATCCTCTCCCTTCTTCTCGAAAATGGCTACCCAGGAATCCTCATGCCTGGGCATATACTGGGCAGCCAGCATTTTCTTACTCATTCACTTCACCCTCGTGTTTGTCATGGCTGATTCTACTTCTCACTGCTGCCAATAACTGCCGCCGCCATCG
Coding sequences within it:
- a CDS encoding Methyltransferase adrK, which codes for MAIYRDPSIRPSLEPHRYHIQDHERQFFLLLTGIKDDQQLRGHILAVQQKAYQVHTILFQFTSAHPLQDPQLRLHPSFFFHQIAQIPGYYNALKLLDKRTDPILLDLGCCFGNDIRKAVVDGWPVQNVIASDLRQEFWDAGHELFKSTPESFPAAFIAGDIFDPSMLDIDIDIAPTPTDNDIRPLTSLTTLTPLKHRVSAIHASSFFHLFNEDQQRLLALRLAALLLPERGSIIFGQHGARPEKGFRIEVAANSSADAEPNPTKHAMFCHSPASWKHLWEQDIFGPHQPTRVRVDAELQETTNERWDFEDLGTNLKVYVMNWSVEVI